In Allocoleopsis franciscana PCC 7113, a single genomic region encodes these proteins:
- a CDS encoding Uma2 family endonuclease produces MSMTIADLEQLQAEHPDWQMELIEGNILVMGPSDYESDEISTRLSTFLNNWVMPRRLGRVTGSSAGFILPTTEGKDSNNGEEQPRNLRAPDVSFVRADKLKKTKRDFVELLPDLTVEVKSKTDRIKPLVEKIELFLKLGTQVGILIDPDKFTLTVYRLNQPAVVLKDGDTLTIPELLPGWELAISELWPPEFD; encoded by the coding sequence ATGTCTATGACCATTGCAGATTTAGAGCAACTACAAGCCGAGCATCCAGATTGGCAGATGGAGTTAATCGAGGGGAATATATTAGTTATGGGGCCGTCCGATTACGAGTCAGATGAGATTAGCACTCGCCTGAGTACCTTTTTGAATAACTGGGTGATGCCTCGTAGGTTAGGGCGGGTGACAGGCTCCAGTGCTGGTTTTATTTTGCCCACTACAGAAGGAAAAGACAGCAACAATGGTGAGGAGCAACCAAGAAATCTCCGCGCTCCAGATGTGTCTTTTGTCCGAGCGGATAAACTGAAGAAAACCAAGCGCGATTTTGTGGAATTGTTGCCAGACTTGACGGTTGAAGTGAAGTCCAAGACGGATCGAATTAAGCCGCTGGTGGAAAAGATTGAGCTATTTCTGAAACTCGGTACTCAGGTTGGTATTCTGATTGACCCTGATAAGTTTACGCTCACTGTCTATCGCCTGAACCAGCCCGCTGTTGTGCTAAAAGATGGAGACACTTTGACTATTCCAGAGTTACTACCTGGGTGGGAATTAGCCATATCAGAATTATGGCCTCCTGAGTTTGACTAA
- a CDS encoding toll/interleukin-1 receptor domain-containing protein encodes MSDQLSSFNPKANLYISYPSQDQVLLDEFLKLLTALPWENITISSYHEGQIAELAQTEDIESRLSAADVVVMIVSSTYLDSVNRRRWELDEIAGKSIVIAINVSPVSLKASRLKGFCSSWVDDSPVTSWSGQVEKLKIAAGAIYEAAAAIGSESNVSDDQSNSEINDDLASDDSYATRGLELRVQRSSVLPVSPIPFNSTHQEQPDSDKPDVAQFQQKLEQVYRIQEPPSPSTLTNKDLVDCSVFSPPAVAGGDTFLVQVFVHLPEQAEMAKQQAQEFDSEAKQLGIRSLGLPIERGTALTFSLSIPNLEVDEPNQQLVWKGRAESVQFGVTVPADLTQKTVIGTITVSQNSIPLGHLKFKLSITPAAATTAKEPQPVGDAARVYKKAFVSYSSKDRKEVLKRVQGLAVTGIEVFQDILDLEPGDRWERELYRNIDECDLFLLFWSTAAKESKWVLKEALYALERQGKDELNPPEIIPVIIEGPPAVSPPDELQHLHFNDKLLYLIALSN; translated from the coding sequence GTGTCAGACCAGTTATCGTCATTCAACCCAAAAGCTAATCTTTACATTTCTTATCCATCCCAAGACCAAGTTTTACTCGATGAGTTTCTCAAGCTTTTAACAGCGTTGCCGTGGGAGAATATTACCATTTCCTCTTATCATGAAGGACAAATTGCAGAACTCGCGCAAACAGAGGATATTGAATCACGGCTTAGTGCCGCTGATGTAGTGGTGATGATAGTGAGTTCTACCTATCTTGATTCGGTGAATAGGAGAAGATGGGAATTAGACGAAATAGCTGGAAAATCGATTGTTATTGCCATCAACGTCAGTCCAGTGAGCTTAAAAGCGTCTCGACTCAAAGGTTTTTGTTCTTCATGGGTTGATGATTCTCCTGTTACCTCTTGGTCAGGTCAGGTGGAGAAATTAAAAATTGCTGCCGGAGCTATTTATGAAGCCGCTGCTGCAATCGGCTCAGAATCAAACGTTTCAGATGACCAGTCCAATTCGGAAATAAATGACGATTTAGCCAGCGATGATTCCTATGCTACAAGAGGACTGGAGCTGCGTGTACAAAGGAGTTCAGTTCTGCCTGTTTCTCCCATTCCCTTCAATTCAACACATCAGGAACAACCAGACTCTGACAAGCCCGATGTGGCTCAATTTCAACAAAAACTGGAACAGGTTTACCGCATCCAAGAACCGCCTTCACCCTCTACTCTCACTAACAAAGACTTGGTGGATTGTAGCGTCTTTAGTCCTCCTGCGGTAGCTGGTGGCGATACGTTTTTGGTTCAAGTTTTTGTTCACCTCCCTGAGCAAGCTGAAATGGCCAAACAACAGGCTCAAGAGTTTGACTCGGAGGCTAAACAATTGGGGATAAGAAGTTTAGGACTTCCGATTGAACGAGGAACAGCACTGACTTTTTCTCTCTCGATTCCTAATCTTGAAGTTGATGAACCCAATCAACAGTTAGTTTGGAAGGGGAGAGCCGAATCAGTGCAATTTGGAGTAACGGTTCCTGCTGATTTGACTCAGAAGACAGTGATTGGAACGATTACTGTGAGCCAAAATAGTATTCCCCTTGGACATCTGAAATTCAAGCTATCGATTACTCCTGCTGCTGCCACTACTGCAAAAGAACCTCAACCTGTAGGAGACGCGGCACGAGTCTACAAAAAAGCCTTTGTTTCTTACTCCTCTAAAGACCGTAAGGAAGTCTTGAAACGAGTACAAGGACTGGCTGTTACGGGAATTGAGGTGTTTCAGGATATTTTGGATTTAGAACCAGGCGATCGCTGGGAGAGGGAACTCTATCGTAATATTGATGAGTGTGACCTGTTTCTGTTGTTTTGGTCTACAGCGGCTAAAGAGTCGAAGTGGGTACTGAAAGAGGCGTTATATGCTCTGGAACGGCAAGGGAAGGATGAACTCAATCCACCTGAGATTATTCCTGTGATTATTGAAGGGCCTCCTGCTGTTTCTCCTCCGGATGAACTGCAACATCTTCACTTTAATGACAAACTTCTTTATCTGATAGCACTGTCTAACTAA
- a CDS encoding plasmid replication protein, CyRepA1 family, which translates to MILPNHYQEWLDSAVDPGIIELNVRSLSGNQPYEYLVYSDDIPRRNDGRLTDHWLKKYRHTEQGGWWCSGVDILTGEDDLWGCFKPRHPRWSDDGTKQSIERLCKSALSFSPGRSDNGKKLIKYEHPPKTATGIFALKVPLHIWQRIAERYRVPMPLGLELYTTTGMYNLFWEWVIAHPKIPVVVTEGAKKVGALLTAGYCAIALPGVNGGYRVPKDEFGNKIGRPCLIPQLLKLAAIGRPLYLAFDQDSKLETIQRVRGAIGKTGVLLAQQGCKVKVISWRPELGKGVDDLIFAHGSEAFDAAYEAASALDNWRAKGYTQLSYTPNIRVNRRYLGAIQIPTGAKLIALKSAKGTGKTEALAEVVQEAIYRGQRVLVITHRVQLGEALCHRFGIDYVTEFRTSETKGVFGYGLCIDSLHPNSQAKFNPSDWQDALVIIDECEQVLWHLLNSSTCASDRVPILKSFKTLIQNTLSGNGWVIASDADLSDVSLNYLIALSGVTVEPFVVVNDWKPGDAERWRITSYQDTTPAGLVNDLVKHIADGGKPFVCVSAQKPKSKWGTVTQERYLKKRFPELRILRIDSESVADPGHPAYGAIANLNDILALYDIVIASPSIETGVSIDIRGHFTSVWGIAQGVQAENSVRQSLARIRENVPRYLWAAAYGIGKIGNGSTNINDLLACEHQKTKANIRQLTLAGFDELSEDADTFQNESLTCFAKMAVRHNASMINYRNSILEALRDEGHLIVFAALTDEEESDAIVEDIKLTRDIGYQEYREAVAASSGCESEAEYKELQDKRSKTEAERLKVNKHSLGLRYGVEVTPDLVARDDDGWYPQLRLHYFLTIGRDYLAARDKANAKAQVERGEGDVFKPDFNRSQLGLGVKCFDVLGVTAILQNQDRELKNTDPDLMAFASKAKANSWQIKAVTGIGISQSDTPIAIIKRFADKAGHSLEYLRKETVEVNGSRQRVRVYRITTPQDGRDEVFAVWLARDEAKAAETEAQPTTVTPVHSLEQSPCPRTVIINDLSNRVDTPLNSPEPIREVPATSVADVATVATVANCHTEESAAGNNWHKSRGQKQHPPSQSGL; encoded by the coding sequence ATGATTCTCCCCAACCACTACCAGGAATGGCTCGATAGCGCTGTTGACCCCGGAATCATTGAACTGAATGTGCGATCGCTCTCCGGTAATCAGCCCTACGAATATCTTGTATACTCCGATGACATCCCCCGGCGCAACGATGGACGCCTGACTGACCACTGGCTTAAGAAATATCGTCACACAGAGCAGGGTGGCTGGTGGTGTAGCGGCGTCGATATCTTGACCGGAGAAGATGACCTCTGGGGATGTTTCAAGCCTCGTCACCCGCGATGGTCAGATGACGGCACAAAGCAGTCAATTGAAAGACTGTGCAAATCTGCACTATCTTTCAGTCCGGGACGGTCAGACAACGGCAAGAAACTTATCAAGTATGAACATCCGCCTAAAACTGCTACAGGCATCTTTGCTCTAAAGGTTCCCCTCCACATTTGGCAGAGGATAGCGGAGCGCTACCGCGTCCCCATGCCCCTTGGACTAGAGCTATACACGACCACCGGAATGTATAACCTGTTCTGGGAATGGGTAATCGCTCACCCTAAGATTCCCGTTGTCGTTACCGAGGGAGCCAAGAAAGTAGGGGCGTTGCTGACGGCTGGCTACTGTGCGATCGCACTCCCCGGCGTTAATGGCGGCTACCGAGTGCCAAAGGATGAATTCGGAAACAAGATAGGCAGACCTTGCCTCATCCCCCAGTTACTCAAACTTGCAGCCATTGGTAGACCCCTCTACCTCGCTTTTGACCAGGACTCGAAACTGGAGACAATTCAGCGAGTTAGAGGCGCAATCGGGAAGACAGGCGTCTTACTTGCCCAACAAGGCTGTAAGGTAAAGGTTATCAGCTGGCGTCCCGAATTGGGTAAGGGCGTTGATGACCTAATCTTTGCTCACGGTTCCGAAGCGTTCGACGCGGCTTATGAGGCAGCTTCAGCGCTCGACAACTGGAGAGCCAAGGGTTATACACAGCTAAGTTATACACCCAACATCAGGGTGAATCGTCGCTACCTGGGAGCCATCCAGATTCCCACGGGTGCCAAGTTAATCGCGCTAAAGTCAGCCAAGGGAACCGGGAAAACTGAAGCGTTAGCTGAGGTTGTTCAAGAGGCTATCTACCGAGGGCAGCGGGTGTTAGTCATCACTCACCGCGTCCAACTCGGTGAGGCGTTGTGTCACCGTTTTGGAATTGATTATGTAACTGAGTTCAGGACTTCCGAGACGAAGGGCGTGTTTGGTTATGGGTTGTGTATTGATTCGCTCCATCCGAACTCGCAAGCCAAATTCAACCCTTCAGACTGGCAGGATGCCTTAGTCATTATTGACGAGTGCGAACAGGTTCTCTGGCACCTCCTGAACAGTAGCACTTGTGCTAGCGATCGCGTCCCCATCCTCAAGTCATTCAAGACCCTAATCCAGAATACGCTAAGCGGTAACGGATGGGTGATTGCCAGCGATGCCGATCTGTCGGATGTCAGTTTAAACTATCTGATTGCCCTCTCAGGGGTCACTGTGGAGCCGTTCGTTGTGGTCAATGACTGGAAACCAGGGGACGCTGAACGGTGGCGTATAACCTCTTATCAGGACACCACACCCGCTGGTCTGGTCAATGACCTTGTTAAGCACATTGCTGACGGTGGCAAGCCGTTTGTCTGTGTTTCGGCTCAAAAGCCTAAATCGAAGTGGGGAACTGTGACTCAAGAACGCTACCTCAAGAAACGCTTTCCAGAATTGCGGATACTGCGAATCGATTCAGAGAGTGTGGCAGACCCCGGTCATCCTGCCTACGGCGCGATCGCCAATCTAAACGATATCCTTGCCCTTTACGACATAGTAATTGCTTCCCCCTCAATCGAGACGGGCGTGAGCATTGACATCAGGGGACACTTTACCTCTGTTTGGGGCATTGCTCAAGGCGTCCAGGCTGAGAACTCGGTGAGGCAGTCTCTAGCCCGTATCCGTGAGAATGTCCCTCGCTACCTCTGGGCTGCTGCCTACGGAATCGGTAAAATCGGCAACGGTTCGACTAACATCAATGACCTCTTAGCCTGTGAACACCAAAAAACTAAAGCCAACATTCGACAACTGACGCTGGCAGGTTTTGACGAACTGAGTGAGGACGCCGATACTTTCCAGAACGAAAGCCTCACCTGCTTTGCCAAGATGGCTGTTAGGCACAATGCTTCAATGATTAACTATCGCAACTCGATTCTTGAGGCGTTGCGAGACGAGGGGCATCTGATTGTCTTCGCTGCTCTAACGGATGAGGAGGAATCGGACGCGATCGTAGAGGACATAAAGCTCACCAGAGACATCGGCTACCAGGAATACAGAGAAGCCGTTGCCGCGTCATCTGGCTGTGAATCTGAGGCAGAGTATAAGGAACTCCAAGATAAGCGCTCCAAGACGGAAGCGGAACGGCTAAAAGTTAATAAGCACTCGTTAGGACTGCGCTATGGTGTGGAGGTCACACCCGACTTGGTTGCGCGTGACGATGACGGCTGGTATCCACAACTGCGGCTCCATTACTTCCTCACCATTGGTAGAGATTATCTCGCGGCTCGTGACAAGGCAAACGCTAAGGCACAAGTTGAGAGGGGTGAGGGTGATGTGTTCAAGCCTGACTTTAACCGGAGTCAGTTAGGGTTAGGCGTCAAGTGCTTTGACGTTCTGGGGGTGACTGCCATACTCCAGAACCAGGACAGGGAACTCAAGAACACTGACCCGGATTTGATGGCCTTCGCCTCAAAAGCGAAGGCAAACTCTTGGCAGATTAAAGCAGTAACCGGGATAGGCATCAGCCAAAGCGACACCCCCATAGCAATTATTAAGCGCTTCGCTGACAAGGCTGGTCACTCGCTTGAGTACCTCCGTAAGGAGACAGTCGAGGTTAATGGCTCTAGACAGCGGGTGCGAGTTTACCGTATTACCACACCCCAAGATGGCAGAGATGAGGTGTTTGCCGTGTGGCTTGCCAGGGATGAAGCTAAGGCCGCTGAAACTGAAGCACAACCGACAACAGTGACCCCTGTCCACTCGCTTGAGCAGTCCCCCTGTCCACGCACGGTAATAATAAATGATCTATCGAATCGCGTGGACACCCCCCTCAATTCCCCGGAGCCAATTAGGGAAGTGCCAGCAACGTCGGTGGCAGATGTGGCGACCGTGGCGACCGTGGCGAACTGTCACACGGAGGAATCAGCGGCGGGGAACAACTGGCACAAAAGTCGGGGGCAAAAGCAGCACCCTCCGAGCCAAAGTGGGCTGTAG
- a CDS encoding ribbon-helix-helix protein, CopG family: MLPQETIDQLRQLSARTNKSCASIIREALANHLKQFF; the protein is encoded by the coding sequence ATGTTGCCCCAAGAAACAATCGATCAACTTCGACAACTATCAGCTAGGACAAACAAATCATGTGCATCAATTATCCGAGAAGCTCTAGCCAACCACCTCAAGCAGTTCTTCTAA
- a CDS encoding tetratricopeptide repeat protein: MRRIAIATSATTFLVKAYSNRAAAYNEQKNYPKVIADSSRAISLNPTYANAYINRGVAYYYQGNYQQAIADYDKAIELDPYNANAYHNRALAYTRLGNQQAAQANQRKAAALSQRQLR, translated from the coding sequence ATGAGAAGAATAGCGATCGCCACCTCTGCGACAACATTCCTCGTTAAAGCTTACAGCAATCGAGCAGCGGCCTATAACGAGCAGAAGAATTACCCCAAAGTGATCGCGGATAGTAGTAGGGCAATTAGTCTTAATCCGACTTATGCTAACGCTTATATCAATCGTGGCGTAGCCTACTACTATCAGGGCAACTATCAACAGGCGATCGCAGATTACGATAAGGCGATCGAATTAGATCCTTATAATGCCAATGCCTACCATAACCGAGCGCTAGCTTATACTCGTCTGGGAAATCAACAAGCAGCTCAGGCAAACCAACGAAAAGCAGCAGCGCTTTCTCAACGGCAGTTGAGGTAA
- a CDS encoding DNA-formamidopyrimidine glycosylase family protein codes for MPERPEVRRFADALNQAVGGKPIVSLLARTKTAKAWEKEHPSVLLNRRIERVRSHGKHLVGLIDSFLDPFGGFIS; via the coding sequence ATGCCAGAAAGACCAGAAGTCAGACGGTTTGCCGATGCCTTAAATCAGGCAGTTGGGGGCAAACCCATCGTGTCACTCTTGGCACGGACAAAAACAGCAAAAGCTTGGGAAAAAGAGCATCCAAGTGTTTTACTCAACAGGCGTATCGAACGAGTGCGATCGCACGGCAAGCACCTAGTTGGCTTAATCGATAGTTTCCTTGACCCATTTGGCGGCTTTATCTCGTGA